A genome region from Myxococcales bacterium includes the following:
- a CDS encoding thioredoxin domain-containing protein: MAKKILVVLFVFSVLFLGFSLGRFTNLIPTSKMSMAAKENAEFKQLDETQQAIALAGAASSPEIAKEIIKNLEKKGDLPKESFQKIMALARGVSSGNMQAAQKPQQPTLEDIMKDVKNVEFTPNAFTKGKKDAPVTLVMFTELMCPFCGRLDPVIEDLMKEYGDKIRVVFQTRLIHGERAAWYHRAAWAAGQQGKFWEFAEELFKTQSEWTKIPQEEAFEKVITPKAKALGLNLGKLKKDMESDAAKKAIEAENAMGDKMEVRGTPTVFINGRMVRGARDKDTFKQIIDQLLQGKS; the protein is encoded by the coding sequence GTGGCTAAGAAAATCCTGGTGGTATTGTTCGTGTTCAGCGTGCTCTTTCTCGGGTTCTCGCTGGGCCGGTTCACCAACCTGATTCCGACGAGCAAGATGAGCATGGCGGCGAAGGAAAACGCCGAATTCAAACAATTGGACGAGACGCAACAGGCGATCGCCCTGGCCGGCGCGGCTTCAAGCCCCGAAATCGCCAAGGAAATCATTAAGAACCTGGAAAAGAAGGGCGATCTGCCCAAGGAATCGTTCCAGAAGATCATGGCGCTGGCCCGCGGCGTCTCGAGCGGCAACATGCAGGCCGCCCAGAAACCGCAGCAGCCGACCCTGGAAGACATCATGAAGGACGTGAAGAACGTCGAATTCACGCCCAACGCCTTCACCAAGGGCAAGAAAGACGCGCCCGTCACGCTGGTGATGTTCACCGAGTTGATGTGCCCCTTCTGCGGCCGCCTGGACCCCGTGATCGAAGACCTGATGAAAGAATACGGCGACAAAATCCGCGTCGTGTTCCAGACCCGCCTGATCCACGGCGAACGCGCCGCCTGGTATCACCGCGCCGCCTGGGCCGCCGGCCAGCAGGGCAAATTCTGGGAATTCGCCGAGGAACTGTTCAAAACCCAGTCCGAATGGACCAAGATTCCCCAGGAAGAAGCGTTTGAAAAGGTCATTACGCCCAAAGCCAAGGCGTTGGGATTGAACCTCGGCAAGCTGAAGAAAGACATGGAAAGCGACGCGGCCAAAAAAGCAATCGAAGCCGAAAACGCGATGGGCGACAAGATGGAAGTCCGCGGCACCCCGACGGTGTTCATCAACGGCCGGATGGTGCGCGGCGCCCGCGACAAGGATACCTTCAAGCAGATCATCGACCAGTTGCTGCAAGGAAAAAGCTGA
- a CDS encoding energy transducer TonB: MREYKDRWIIGVSVGLSILVHLIIIAVFFSGIVDLSPRGKGDETIDFDLSQADAKALEELARQEQKPDRMLFQKEQPSEKAPTKADAYGFQNHEAERPTHLADKPINEIERDVGPRGPGQGAGRPSQSGGRMPPMPKVGEGVGEKPDNKAFDPSGERIEKGKPPTNLDQMLAKTGMQAPRGGGGGEDGINPYNPNVGDPGKVLSISTKELKYMGYFSHMREKIYLAWVYPQDSQRRGEQGSCLLKFTVQRSGEVSEARILETSGYRLLDQYAVKAVREAHFNPIPANWPEKELTVAARFNYMLVGSGYIQ, from the coding sequence ATGCGGGAGTACAAGGACCGCTGGATCATCGGCGTCAGCGTCGGTCTGTCGATCCTCGTCCACCTGATCATCATCGCGGTTTTCTTCTCGGGAATCGTGGACTTATCGCCCCGCGGCAAGGGAGACGAGACGATCGATTTCGACCTGTCCCAGGCCGACGCGAAGGCGCTCGAGGAACTGGCGCGGCAGGAACAGAAGCCCGACCGGATGTTGTTTCAAAAAGAACAGCCGAGCGAAAAAGCCCCGACCAAGGCCGATGCCTACGGGTTCCAGAACCACGAGGCCGAGCGGCCGACGCACCTGGCCGACAAACCGATCAACGAAATCGAACGCGACGTCGGGCCGCGCGGTCCCGGTCAGGGAGCGGGTCGGCCCAGTCAGAGCGGCGGCCGCATGCCGCCGATGCCCAAAGTCGGCGAAGGAGTCGGCGAAAAACCCGATAACAAAGCCTTCGATCCCTCGGGCGAACGGATCGAAAAAGGCAAGCCGCCGACCAACCTCGATCAGATGCTCGCCAAGACGGGAATGCAGGCGCCGCGGGGCGGCGGCGGCGGCGAGGACGGCATCAATCCGTACAATCCCAACGTCGGCGATCCCGGCAAGGTGCTGTCGATTTCGACGAAAGAGCTGAAGTACATGGGGTACTTCAGCCACATGCGCGAGAAAATCTACCTGGCCTGGGTTTATCCCCAGGATTCGCAGCGGCGGGGCGAACAGGGTTCGTGCCTGCTGAAATTCACCGTGCAACGGAGCGGCGAGGTGTCCGAAGCCCGGATTCTGGAGACGAGCGGCTACCGATTGCTGGATCAATACGCGGTGAAGGCGGTTCGGGAGGCGCATTTCAACCCGATTCCGGCCAACTGGCCCGAGAAGGAATTGACGGTCGCGGCGCGGTTCAACTACATGCTGGTCGGCTCCGGCTATATCCAGTGA
- a CDS encoding ChbG/HpnK family deacetylase — protein sequence MAEQPLLIVNADDFGLAAGTNRGVTQAFDRGIVRSASLLAGGAVFAEAVAIAKSRAALGVGVHLALTQVRPVLPPERLPGLCAGGDSFADGPGKLIARLAAGRIPRAEIVAEWSAQIERALAAGLTVTHLDGHQHLHVLPALRGILAELARRYGIGKVRLPGLGGPSRSPGEWLKAAGIAAMARLARPAFAGLSRPDRFWGLACSGDLHRENLLAILRNITAGSHELMTHPADFDPAMRQNLVWNYHWETELAALCDPAVVELVWASGLRLGNYRDLA from the coding sequence TTGGCTGAACAGCCGTTGTTGATCGTCAACGCCGACGATTTCGGCCTGGCCGCCGGGACGAACCGGGGCGTGACGCAGGCCTTCGATCGCGGCATTGTGCGCTCGGCCTCGCTGCTCGCCGGCGGCGCGGTGTTCGCGGAGGCGGTGGCGATCGCGAAATCCCGCGCGGCGCTGGGCGTCGGCGTGCACCTGGCGTTGACGCAGGTCCGGCCCGTCCTGCCGCCGGAACGTTTGCCGGGGCTTTGCGCCGGCGGCGATTCCTTCGCAGACGGGCCGGGAAAACTGATCGCCCGGCTGGCCGCCGGGCGGATTCCGCGGGCGGAGATCGTCGCGGAATGGAGCGCGCAGATCGAGCGAGCGCTGGCCGCCGGGTTGACCGTCACGCACCTCGACGGCCACCAGCATTTGCACGTTCTGCCGGCGCTGCGCGGTATTCTCGCCGAGTTGGCCCGGCGGTACGGCATCGGCAAGGTTCGCCTGCCCGGCCTGGGCGGTCCGAGCCGCTCGCCGGGCGAATGGCTCAAGGCGGCGGGCATCGCGGCGATGGCGCGGCTGGCGCGTCCGGCGTTCGCCGGTTTATCGCGGCCGGATCGGTTCTGGGGCCTGGCCTGCTCGGGCGATTTGCACCGCGAAAACCTGCTGGCTATTCTGAGGAACATCACCGCCGGTTCCCATGAGTTGATGACGCATCCGGCGGATTTCGATCCGGCGATGCGCCAAAACCTCGTTTGGAATTATCATTGGGAGACGGAGCTGGCGGCATTGTGCGACCCGGCGGTAGTGGAGTTGGTCTGGGCCTCCGGGTTGCGATTGGGCAATTATCGCGATCTGGCGTGA